The Fortiea contorta PCC 7126 genome has a segment encoding these proteins:
- a CDS encoding rhodanese-like domain-containing protein: MSRNLAVDVHDLKSRLEWGQPAFTIVDVRDRPSYNQGHITGAIQIPLDELALKAKSALHSERHIYVYGADDEQAVHATQALLEAGFAEVSGIPGGLSAWKSIGGATEGVGA, encoded by the coding sequence ATGAGTAGAAATTTAGCAGTTGATGTACACGATTTAAAGTCTCGTTTGGAATGGGGTCAACCGGCCTTTACAATTGTTGATGTACGCGATCGCCCTTCCTACAATCAAGGTCATATCACCGGAGCCATCCAAATTCCTCTCGATGAATTGGCGCTAAAAGCCAAATCTGCTTTGCACAGCGAACGCCATATTTATGTTTATGGTGCTGATGATGAGCAAGCAGTCCACGCTACCCAAGCGCTTCTAGAAGCTGGGTTTGCTGAAGTCTCCGGGATTCCTGGTGGTCTTTCTGCTTGGAAAAGCATCGGTGGTGCGACAGAAGGTGTAGGCGCTTAG
- a CDS encoding DUF3540 domain-containing protein: MKFKLQAQRLKLQAQRLKLQAQRLKLQAQRLKLQAQRLKLQAQRLKLQAQRLKLQAQRLKLQAQRLKLQAQRLKLQAQRLKLQAQRLKLQAQRLKLQAQRLKLQAQRLKLQAQRLKLQAQRLKLQAQRLTL, encoded by the coding sequence CTGAAATTTAAGCTCCAGGCTCAAAGGCTCAAGCTTCAGGCTCAAAGGCTCAAGCTCCAGGCTCAAAGGCTCAAGCTTCAGGCTCAAAGGCTCAAGCTTCAGGCTCAAAGGCTCAAGCTCCAGGCTCAAAGGCTCAAGCTTCAGGCTCAAAGGCTCAAGCTTCAGGCTCAAAGGCTCAAGCTTCAGGCTCAAAGGCTCAAGCTTCAGGCTCAAAGGCTCAAGCTTCAGGCTCAAAGGCTCAAGCTTCAGGCTCAAAGGCTCAAGCTTCAGGCTCAAAGGCTCAAGCTTCAGGCTCAAAGGCTCAAGCTTCAGGCTCAAAGGCTCAAGCTCCAGGCTCAAAGGCTCAAGCTCCAGGCTCAAAGGCTCAAGCTTCAGGCTCAAAGGCTCACTCTTTAA
- the mutL gene encoding DNA mismatch repair endonuclease MutL, producing MASIIQTLPTEVVYLITAGEVIDSLAAVVRELVENSLDAGATRIVVAIWPQQWRVRVADNGCGMNLEDLQQAAIAHSTSKIRSCADLWKINSLGFRGEALHSLTNLASLEIFSRPAQENLGWRVVYGEGGAAVEVTATAIAPGTVVTVSNLFGNCLSRRQGLPPTSQQMKAVQATIHQIALCHPHVTWQVWQNDREYFTIYPCRTIAQLLPQIIPKIRSSDLQELKLDVANLAHSALNLVVGLPDRCHRHRPDWVRVAMNGRMVKCPEIEQTILSTFHKTLPRDRYPICFLHLVISPEHINWNRNPAKTEIYLNEVNFWQEQVIQGIEQALRISAVNLKEAVQTTRVSKLLKAAEAKGNYNFQPQNSPEDDQQTSLKAIAQLSNTYIVVEHPGGMWLVEQHIAHERVLYEQLCDRWQIIPVEPAIILYQLSPAQVSQLQRIGLDIEPFGEQLWAVRSIPAMLQHREDCAQAILELSWGGDLQTAQVAVACRTAIRNGTPMNLNQMQTLLNQWQNTRNPRTCPHGRPIYLSLEESALARFFRRNWVIGKSHGI from the coding sequence ATGGCATCTATTATCCAAACACTACCAACGGAAGTTGTATATCTGATTACCGCAGGCGAGGTAATCGATTCTTTAGCGGCTGTCGTGCGAGAATTGGTGGAAAACTCCCTAGACGCGGGCGCGACTAGAATTGTGGTGGCTATTTGGCCGCAGCAGTGGCGGGTGCGTGTGGCTGATAATGGTTGTGGAATGAATTTAGAAGATTTGCAACAAGCAGCGATCGCTCACAGCACGAGTAAAATTCGCTCTTGTGCAGATTTATGGAAAATCAATAGCTTGGGATTTCGTGGCGAAGCACTGCACAGTTTGACGAATTTGGCAAGTTTAGAAATCTTTAGCCGTCCAGCCCAGGAAAACTTAGGGTGGCGGGTGGTGTATGGTGAGGGTGGGGCGGCTGTTGAGGTGACGGCAACGGCGATCGCTCCTGGTACAGTGGTAACAGTCTCGAATCTTTTCGGTAATTGTCTATCTCGCCGTCAGGGTTTACCTCCAACATCACAGCAAATGAAAGCTGTGCAAGCAACTATTCACCAAATCGCTCTGTGTCATCCTCATGTTACTTGGCAGGTTTGGCAAAATGACCGGGAATACTTTACCATCTATCCCTGCCGAACTATCGCACAACTGCTACCGCAAATTATTCCCAAAATCCGTTCTAGTGACCTGCAAGAGTTGAAACTAGATGTCGCCAATCTTGCTCACTCAGCACTAAATTTAGTAGTAGGATTACCGGATAGGTGTCATCGCCATCGTCCAGATTGGGTGAGGGTGGCAATGAATGGCAGGATGGTTAAATGTCCGGAGATAGAACAGACAATTCTTTCAACTTTTCATAAAACATTACCACGCGATCGCTATCCTATTTGTTTTTTGCATCTGGTGATTTCTCCTGAGCACATCAATTGGAATCGTAACCCGGCGAAAACAGAAATTTACCTCAACGAGGTCAATTTTTGGCAAGAACAAGTGATTCAAGGAATTGAACAAGCTCTCCGCATCAGTGCGGTTAACCTCAAAGAGGCTGTGCAAACAACGCGAGTCAGTAAATTATTGAAAGCGGCTGAAGCGAAAGGCAATTATAATTTCCAACCGCAAAACTCACCAGAAGACGATCAGCAAACCTCTCTCAAAGCGATCGCCCAACTGAGCAATACTTATATAGTGGTAGAACATCCAGGGGGAATGTGGTTAGTAGAACAGCACATCGCCCATGAACGAGTGTTATATGAACAATTGTGCGATCGCTGGCAAATCATCCCCGTCGAACCCGCAATCATTCTTTATCAATTATCCCCAGCCCAAGTCTCTCAACTGCAACGCATAGGTTTAGATATAGAACCCTTTGGTGAACAACTTTGGGCAGTGCGGAGCATACCTGCAATGTTACAACACCGCGAAGACTGTGCACAAGCAATTTTAGAACTCAGTTGGGGAGGAGATTTACAAACAGCCCAAGTAGCTGTCGCTTGTCGCACCGCCATTCGCAACGGGACACCAATGAACCTAAACCAAATGCAAACGCTACTCAATCAATGGCAAAATACCCGTAACCCCCGCACCTGTCCCCACGGACGCCCAATTTATTTATCTTTGGAAGAATCAGCTTTAGCCAGATTTTTTCGGCGTAACTGGGTAATTGGTAAGAGTCATGGGATTTAG